The following nucleotide sequence is from Lytechinus pictus isolate F3 Inbred chromosome 10, Lp3.0, whole genome shotgun sequence.
GAGTGATGCAAGATTGTATGCACTAACAAACGGTTGTAACTTGTCCATCATGTAAGTTTAGGtttaataataacaaagttattttgATGGCTTGTGCACTCTTTAAATCCACATCATTTACCGTAGTGGAAATGGGATATGTAACACCTCTCATAATATTATCtgtacatttcaaattatatgcaATGATTAATTCATTCCATTTACATATCCAACTCTAATTTAGGAAACTTGATGaagtgctttttttttcaaagtgataTCAACGACAGCTTTAACTGaatattttcttgcatttaTGTTACTctaaataattttctatattGGTACGTGTTACTTGTTTTGTAATCCATGCATTGACCTGCCATTTGTTTGGAATGGAAACGGTGGACCTGGTCTCTTTATGTATATCAAGGAGTGTATATATCTATCATATCAGTGTCTTTGAACTGGAATAAAGCCATGATGAAACAACAACATTATCATTCTAAAGCCCAGCAAGTATACGACATGATCCAATATGAgatgattttaaaaatctattgaATTTTGCACTAAATATGAAAGCTCAAAGGAGTAAGATTATTTTACTAGAAGTTTGGCATAACTACTTAATCTTAATTTAGCTTTGCAGCAAGCTTTGTGGTCAGAGTAAAATTTAAACTGGCTTCAAGTTGGAGtggatgatgatgtcattatgATTTAGAACTGAATTTGCTTCTATTACTACAGGGGACTTGAAAAATTACTGGAATTCAGATTTCAATATTCATACCACTATTCAGAAGTTTgattattaatatttcatatgttGGAAAGTTTATATCAAATGCTactacaatttctttgaaaattggaTCACAATGGATCAAAAAGTGTgttctgggtcccgtaacacaaaggttagcgattgatcgtacgcttgattttcacgattgattgtacattgtagtcaatggaatcaatcgtagaaaaatgttctacgatcattgctaaggtTTGTGTTACGAGCCCTAGGGCTTCATAAAAACAGAAACACCAAAACATAATTACCTCCTCCAGCTTGTTCTTGGGTACTCTGCATATGCAGTTGGTTCCAAAGTTAGTATCCCTGGCCTGGATACAGCGCAGACAGCAAAGGTTCTCGTACCCCTGCTTCTTCCATTTAGCAATCAGATTCTTATCGGCATAGCCCTCCTTGATGCAGAATTCATACAAGTCTTAAAAGatgaaaagataaaaaacaatttgtaaaaTCCATGCCAAAACAACTCTTTGAATATCACGTGGGTGTTTCATGGAGCTGTTCAACTTTAAgtatgactggtgaacctttcttacacatcaaataatcaccaatgaacattcaATGAATATCATCAACCACGAGAAAGGATCACCTGTCGTTCTTAAAGACactcataaagctgttcatacaGTTACGTACGACTTTATGCataactggaacatgttcttttAAGGTGCTAACCCAGCTACATACATAGGGATCTACTATGTAGCACAAAAAGGGGTCACCATTCATGCGCAAATCattcgtaacttacaaacacctatatgaaacacccgccaggGGTTAAATTAATTCAAGGCTATCAAAACCTTGAATGCCTCTCTCATTGGCCTTCGATATATTTTGTGCCATTTTTTCCCATTTAGGCTATAATACAGGGATACAACCTATGGAAAAGTGGCCATGTCttataaaaaattgtaaccatGCTAAATGTAAAATGATCATATATGTACTCTTTgaatttgtaaatatatttaaatatatgaattcaaagACCTGAAattgtttaaatatttaatctttatttcattGACCACTTGTTCTTTGTATCTTACCTCTACTAATAGCTTTTCTTCTGTAGAATAGATCATATATGTATCTTGATTTCTGATGATGAATCTTGAATATCGGCCAGAGTGCTTCGACCTTACGCTTGCCTTCGTGTGGTTCAGTCTCAGCTGTACAGTAAAAGACATAGAAACATATTCTTAAAATAATCATCAATAAACTACACTCCGAAAATTAATTCTAGATCAGTTAGGTATGGATTCGAAAACACCATGATCGCAAGAATGAGTGGCCAGTAGACACGTCGATACTTGGAATTGCAATGTTTTTTAATTGGCAGGGAATTTTTAAAGTGTGAAGAAATAGGTACAggtttcaaatcatttttttcttattaatactaaaaatgctgattttctttttcaaataaagAGTCAGCAGTATAAAGAGTCAGTTGCGTTATCTATACAAATAGattcaaataatgtatttaaaaaaataatcctcTCTTActcttcatttgaaaaaaaatcaacatttttagagtaatttgaaaagtttttccttttaaaatgaaatttcaatgtttttgaCACCGTAAGTGATCGCAAATGTGATGGTCCGCTAAAATCAGTTCATTTACAGCTGACGGAGTAAACAATTGCCGGCAGTGGTGAGTGAATTCCAATCTTCTaagtctttttttaaatttaattattcgaaaataattctttttgaaataaacttgattcacaaaatacattttcagccATTTACACATTTTAGGGCTGGATTCATGATAGGGAACATGGAAAATCGGGGAGTAAAAGGTGTcgtcactcattcaatgaacaaggttatatgatatacatgtaggtctaaccTTGTGTGTGTCGTTAGACCTCGGTATACGCACATGAGTAATGAATGAAATTCAATGGGGCGCAATGCCGCAATCCCTGGCTCCGCATGCATCGTTAGTGAATTGGTATGAATGCTGCGGGACTTTAAACTTGAAAGAGCCACCTGGCTAAGTATACTTTCGCTTGATTtacatttgtttttgttaaaatttatttatttattttgtactaTATTTTTGTCagcccactttttacgaaacaCAAGATCAAACTCAAAGTTCAAAGACAAAGTAGACTAGTAATAAGCATTACGCAATATTTAATATGTGGGACAACGATGTCTCCTCGACCATTCTACTTCTCACTTCTCGTAAATTCAATTCGTACTTTAATGATATTACCTTCTCGCATTTTCTGATCTAATTCATCAAGGGTAGGTTCAATTAGTTCCCATCCTTCTGGAGTCCTTTTCCGACTTCTCCGAACCTTTGGCATGATGAAATTTGGTGAAATATCAGCTTAGTTTTTCAAGAGCAGGTTGATGCAACGGAGCAcgctaataacaataataaagagGTTGACGCCATCTATTGGCAGATAGAAGAAATTTTCAGGAAGGGGATcggatcgagggggggggggggcactgcagAATACGTGGTCCCGTTTCATAAGTGCTCTTTTGTCCTACAATCAAATGGATGAAAATGATAGACACATTATCggtttcctctttttttttaaatagagaaTAAAAACTACTGTAACTttgacaagaagaagaagaagagtgagaagaagaaggatgataaaaaagaggaaatggacacacaagaaaaagatagaaagaaaagtaaaatatatgtGAAAAGGAAACTCCGTTTACTTATTTTGGGACTTATTTTAAAAAGACAGGGGGGTGAGACTCGATGGAAATATAATTTGGAGAACAAAGTGAGAAAATTACCTGAGCTAATATCATGAAAATTGCAAATTGCGGAGAACTAAAAGTTATAGGCCTTATGTAATTTGGACAGATAAACTAATTTcgtaaaacaataaaatcacaCACACAGAACCTGATAATTTCGGGAAAAATTGACAATAAATTGGGCCTATTCAACGCATTGCATTGTtcctgtggggggggggggagataaaTCTAATCATGTTCTCATGAATATGTAGAGaacaagctgatgatgtcatatcgcattcattttttaattcaaattttgattgaCAAGTGACAATTGGGATAACGCATATTGCTGCAACTTCATTTACAAGAGCGACATGTAATACACAGTCATGATTATGACTTCATGCAATGTTTAAtatgagaaaaaggaaaataggaacatgacatcatcagtgcACCTGTGCGTGAAAATATAGCTGCATGGggctttcacaaaatattggcaAGTATTAAACTCagtaacttcgttatttgttatcagattttgatgaaatttcaacgatttttttttttttactctattttACCCATTTTAAGTGCGTAGATTAGATTACCAAAAAACAGCAAATTTTCATCACGACTGAGCTGTCAACATTTAAACTCTAGACCCCCTCCTCTAATTTTCTTTCTGCTCCGCCTTCTTAACCCTATCCGACCTTGGCTCAATGTACAATCAGACGACATGCGCTGGAAGGAGCTCCCGAGAGTTCGTTACCCTGGCAACGCTTACTAACATTCTTCGTTTGCCTCGGTATGACAGTATTGCTGCAACATGTATGATTGGGAGTATTATCACACAtcgttttatttctttatttaatcAGAAGATGAATATAGTTAACCTAGAGCTAAAATGTGATTCGAGCTGAAATGTATATAAGTTcaagattacaaaaaataaataattaccgCCTCCATTCTTTTCATTCATGATACACTTCAATGAAATGCAGTGATTCGCAGTATTTTCAACGCCATTTTCCTTAGAAATATAGGCTATCAAGGCTCAATATGCACAGGGCGCGGGGGAGTCGAAATTGTTTGAAGGTAATATGGTCATTGTTTACTAACtgaaaacaaacttttattACTTGCTGTGTACATCGTTTACTATTTCCTCTCTTTATTAGATTTCTGTCTGCTTGTCCCCCCATTTCTCCtaccatgcatttttttttcgtgcCCTCGAAATCACTTGCAGGCGTTTAATTCGCAAACCTTTTGGTTTACATAAACTCTTGCTTCAAGCTCACACTAACAGTAATAATACTTTAACCGAGGCTCTTGAAAGTATATATAATATGGCGTTACGAAAATCATTGAACTGGAATATATTGAAACTAACTCGAAAGAAACGAAAGTATAGCAACCTGCAACATTTAAATGGCGAATTGCTCATACTTTGACCTTCGGTTTGGATCAATACCAGtaacattacatgtattaatCTTATATATGCATCGACCCCTTCCAGCCTTCTCGAGCGAGATATATTATTGACGTTCTGTTTTCTAGTGTTCAGCGAACCACCGAAATTCCTTTGTGTTTGTCTGTTTGATGATATCAAAGAGAGCGTCAAGAGATCGCAGGAGTTCATTCTTTTGTTGCAACCTTCATGGGGGAAACAAATTGTTAAGAAATCGAGCGATAGTTACAGTACTGGTACAAGAGAGGGGGAGACAATTACTTGTCAATAAAAGTATTGTTGGGAGGGAGAAAAAAACGCCGGGGCCTGAAAGATTAATGAGTGCGATAAGGATTCGACGAGAGAGTCAGTGTGCCAGGCAACGAGATCAAATCAGCCGTCCATGGAAAGTTGCAAGAACTCACTGCCCGAAATCGCAAAGAGAATGATTTCGCGGTAAACAGGCAACTCGCAAAGGTTTAACttgaatttattttgggtttGACACTGAGTTTCGAGATTTTCTCTCATCGCGTATAATTGGGAATAATAAAGCACATCGGATGGAAATATGGAAGGAGCTCCGAGGCAAATCAGCGTAGCTCTACCAAGTATGAACAGTCCTCGAGCAGCAGTGGCGCGACAGAGTGTCCAGACAGCGCTCAATCGATCCATTCCCGCACAGGGACAGGGATTAGAAGACTTCACCAAACCACTTTCCCGGACCAACAAGAGGATACCCTCCCCGAGAATGGTCAGAACTGCACCCAATGTCAACCCAAGTGTTGCCACAAATGAATTTGTCGGGAGAACAAGGACAGGTCCGAGTCGGCAACCGGCAAAGACCAGTGTGGTGGACTTTGGAGGGATCCCCCTGCACCCTCGGGAGAGGATGAATGTCCGGGGAATCGATGGCTTTTATCCTCCACTCCGGATGAAGTCGGGAACGGGAACGGGAAAATTCGCAGTGTCCGAGCCGGTGTCGACAGCGTGGGGACCAAAATTTGGACCACAGGTTAGTTAGTCACATTTCTTTGAATAACATATCAAGAATTTTATCTTCCCAACAATGGGCATCAATTTAACTTGATatcttaatatacatgtatagcagtAATGCGGTAAAAACGCTGTATACAATCCTGTGTTCTGTAACTGATCAG
It contains:
- the LOC129269012 gene encoding protein BUD31 homolog, with amino-acid sequence MPKVRRSRKRTPEGWELIEPTLDELDQKMREAETEPHEGKRKVEALWPIFKIHHQKSRYIYDLFYRRKAISRDLYEFCIKEGYADKNLIAKWKKQGYENLCCLRCIQARDTNFGTNCICRVPKNKLEEGRIVECVHCGCRGCSG
- the LOC129269011 gene encoding uncharacterized protein LOC129269011 isoform X2; its protein translation is MEGAPRQISVALPSMNSPRAAVARQSVQTALNRSIPAQGQGLEDFTKPLSRTNKRIPSPRMVRTAPNVNPSVATNEFVGRTRTGPSRQPAKTSVVDFGGIPLHPRERMNVRGIDGFYPPLRMKSGTGTGKFAVSEPVSTAWGPKFGPQETDLSSPSTTSLQQYNIELSPNQSDLGPDSIPNSNSNTNWLQKRNNEQSNNAVNNSSLQGNTAKTSRNTYHTSPSPDVTGLQQPKKPDAAWVRAFKVKQHRNNRYKEMETGAKPTSSFEDGNRRWGLPD